In Clostridium sporogenes, one genomic interval encodes:
- a CDS encoding Cof-type HAD-IIB family hydrolase — translation MKLIALDLDGTLLNNKSIISNENRDAIRYAQNKGVEITISTGRPHFDVCSICEKANISTHIIGNNGASIHFKDKKKLYSIDIDKNDVKEILHWLTDKNFYYEVSTNKAIYTPFNGKNMLKIEADKVISSNPRSVNIEEIYESCEKQFIQSGFVFVDNYEEILSKDDDFYNILAFSFDEKKRKAGMDYFKTSDKFSVFSSGDHNFEIVNKNTSKGASLERLASNLSISLEETMAFGDNYNDISMFEKVKYSVAMGNADENIKSICKLVADTNHNNGVAKMIYKFIG, via the coding sequence ATGAAGTTAATAGCATTAGATTTAGATGGTACTCTATTAAATAATAAAAGCATCATAAGTAATGAAAATAGAGATGCCATTAGATATGCTCAAAATAAAGGAGTAGAAATCACAATTTCTACAGGACGCCCTCATTTTGATGTGTGTTCTATATGTGAAAAAGCAAATATATCTACACATATAATTGGAAATAATGGTGCTTCTATTCATTTTAAAGATAAGAAAAAATTATACTCTATAGATATAGATAAAAACGATGTAAAAGAAATATTACATTGGTTAACTGATAAAAACTTTTATTATGAGGTATCTACAAATAAAGCTATTTATACTCCTTTTAATGGAAAAAATATGTTGAAAATAGAGGCAGATAAAGTAATTAGCAGCAATCCTAGATCTGTAAACATAGAAGAAATATATGAATCCTGTGAAAAGCAATTTATCCAATCAGGCTTTGTTTTTGTAGATAATTATGAAGAAATATTAAGTAAAGATGATGATTTTTATAATATACTTGCATTTTCTTTTGATGAAAAAAAGAGAAAAGCTGGTATGGATTACTTTAAAACCTCAGATAAATTTTCAGTGTTCTCTTCTGGGGATCATAACTTTGAAATAGTTAACAAAAATACTTCAAAGGGAGCTTCACTAGAAAGATTAGCCTCAAATTTAAGCATATCCCTAGAGGAAACTATGGCCTTTGGTGATAATTATAATGATATATCTATGTTTGAAAAGGTAAAATATAGTGTTGCTATGGGCAATGCAGATGAAAATATTAAATCAATATGTAAACTGGTCGCAGATACTAATCATAACAATGGAGTAGCAAAAATGATTTATAAATTCATTGGCTAA
- a CDS encoding DeoR/GlpR family DNA-binding transcription regulator, translating into MYQEERMNKILEYLKINKRIKVDEICKMCNVSRDTARRDLVNLEKEGAILRTHGGAILPNTRGKVKNYEDRLLAYPAEKKLIAKLATSLIKSTDKLIMDSSTTVQIFAEMLEVDNLSIITNSINLAHTLSKKTNIDIHLLGGILDCEYKFLYGPSTIDMLSNYFADKACIGALGISEKGITVAHAEDASVMKKMIEQSNETIVLVDHSKFGNNGFFKVCDLCDIDLIVTDKLPNKDLTKIFEENNIDIMAVNEKG; encoded by the coding sequence TTGTATCAAGAAGAAAGAATGAATAAAATATTAGAATATTTAAAAATAAATAAACGAATAAAAGTAGATGAAATATGTAAAATGTGCAATGTTTCAAGAGATACTGCAAGACGAGACCTTGTAAATCTTGAAAAAGAAGGAGCAATTCTTCGAACCCATGGTGGTGCCATATTACCTAATACAAGAGGTAAAGTAAAAAACTATGAGGACCGACTTCTTGCTTATCCAGCTGAAAAAAAACTTATAGCAAAACTTGCAACATCTTTAATCAAAAGTACAGATAAATTAATAATGGATTCATCAACTACAGTACAAATTTTTGCAGAAATGCTTGAAGTAGATAATTTATCTATTATAACAAATTCAATAAATTTGGCACATACATTATCAAAAAAAACTAATATAGACATTCATTTATTAGGAGGAATCTTAGATTGTGAATATAAATTTTTATATGGTCCTAGTACCATAGATATGCTTTCCAATTATTTTGCTGATAAAGCATGTATAGGTGCCCTTGGAATATCAGAAAAAGGTATAACTGTAGCTCATGCAGAGGATGCTTCTGTTATGAAAAAAATGATTGAACAATCTAATGAAACTATAGTTTTAGTAGACCACAGTAAATTTGGTAACAATGGTTTTTTTAAAGTATGTGATTTATGTGATATTGATTTAATAGTTACAGATAAATTGCCAAATAAAGATTTAACTAAAATATTTGAAGAAAATAACATAGATATTATGGCTGTAAATGAGAAAGGTTAA